Proteins encoded by one window of Deinococcus radiodurans R1 = ATCC 13939 = DSM 20539:
- the rpmA gene encoding 50S ribosomal protein L27 translates to MAHKKGVGSSKNGRDSNPKYLGVKKFGGEVVKAGNILVRQRGTKFKAGQGVGMGRDHTLFALSDGKVVFINKGKGARFISIEAAQTEVAAD, encoded by the coding sequence ATGGCACACAAGAAAGGCGTAGGTTCGTCCAAGAACGGACGTGACAGCAACCCCAAGTACCTGGGCGTCAAGAAGTTCGGCGGCGAAGTCGTGAAGGCCGGGAACATCCTGGTTCGTCAGCGCGGCACCAAGTTCAAGGCGGGTCAGGGCGTCGGCATGGGCCGCGACCACACCCTGTTCGCGCTCTCCGACGGCAAGGTCGTCTTCATCAACAAGGGCAAGGGCGCCCGCTTCATCAGCATCGAAGCTGCCCAGACCGAAGTCGCTGCCGACTGA